In one Lolium rigidum isolate FL_2022 chromosome 3, APGP_CSIRO_Lrig_0.1, whole genome shotgun sequence genomic region, the following are encoded:
- the LOC124704241 gene encoding uncharacterized protein C6C3.02c-like has protein sequence MPRRSGGGGRARPAPRAAPVRNPPQPARPAPPPATTQSSGGGMLSGIGSTIAQGMAFGTGSAVAHRAVDAVMGPRTIQHETVVSEAASSMTPMGNTVGSDKCDNPSKAFQDCINHYDSDISKCQFYLDMLNDCRRGGAGVGASL, from the exons atgcctcgcCGCAGCGGAGGAG GAGGAAGGGCACGCCCTGCTCCACGTGCTGCTCCAGTGAGAAACCCACCGCAGCCAG CCCGCCcagctcctcctcctgctactACCCAGAGCAGCGGTGGTGGCATGCTGAGCGGAATTGGGTCCACTATTGCTCAGG GTATGGCTTTTGGTACTGGCAGTGCTGTTGCACACAGGGCTGTTGATGCTGTGATGGGTCCCCGTACCATTCAGCACGAGACTGTTGTCTCTGAAGCTGCTTCATCTATGACTCCAATGGGCAACACTGTTGGATCTGATAAATGTGACAACCCTTCCAAGGCCTTTCAAGAT TGCATCAACCACTACGACAGCGACATCAGCAAGTGCCAGTTCTACCTTGACATGCTCAACGACTGCCGCCGTGGAGGAGCAGGAGTTGGTGCTTCTCTCTAA
- the LOC124700490 gene encoding gamma-glutamyl peptidase 5-like, producing the protein MGMGPQLETPAVQATIPSATIPTPAGIGGGSYAVLQCGEDSAYVRDAYGGYFNVFRALLEEDGERWRVYRAVRGELPTDAEAAGIDGFVISGSCSDAHGDEPWILALVDLVRRAHAAGKRVLGVCFGHQLLCRALGGRTGRSAKGWDIGVSCMHPTTAAAKLFAPLKLPVHMPIIEFHQDEVWDLPPHAEVLARSDKTSVEMFRLGDRAMGVQGHPEYSKDILMSIADRLLQHNLILDCQVDVAKASFDVRTPDKELWRKVCTGFLKGRLQSQQQKQHKLLL; encoded by the exons ATGGGAATGGGGCCGCAGCTCGAGACCCCGGCCGTGCAGGCGACGATCCCGTCGGCGACGATACCGACGCCGGCGGGCATCGGTGGCGGGTCGTACGCGGTGCTGCAGTGCGGGGAGGACTCGGCGTACGTGCGGGACGCGTACGGGGGCTACTTCAACGTCTTCCGGGCGCTGCTGGAGGAGGACGGGGAGCGGTGGCGCGTCTACCGCGCCGTGCGGGGCGAGCTGCCCACGGACgcggaggcggcggggatcgacggGTTCGTGATCTCGGGGAGCTGCAGCGACGCGCACGGCGACGAGCCATGGATCCTCGCGCTCGTCGACCTCGTCCgccgcgcgcacgccgccgggaagcGCGTCCTCGGCGTCTGCTTCGGCCACCAG CTCCTGTGCCGCGCGCTGGGCGGAAGGACCGGGAGGTCAGCCAAGGGCTGGGACATCGGCGTCAGCTGCATGCACCCCACCACCGCCGCGGCCAAGCTCTTCGCGCCGCTCAAGCTGCCGGTTCACATGCCCATCATCGAGTTCCACCAGGACGAG GTGTGGGATCTGCCCCCTCACGCGGAGGTGCTCGCCCGGTCGGACAAGACCAGTGTGGAGATGTTCAGGCTGGGCGACCGAGCCATGGGCGTCCAGGGCCACCCGGAGTACAGCAAGGACATCCTCATGAGCATTGCTGACCGCCTCCTCCAGCACAACCTCATCCTG GACTGCCAGGTGGACGTGGCGAAGGCGAGCTTCGACGTGCGCACGCCCGACAAGGAGCTATGGAGGAAGGTGTGCACGGGCTTCCTCAAGGGCAGGCTCCAGTCGCAGCAGCAGAAGCAACATAAGCTGCTGCTATAG